CAGAGATGCATCAGCAGGATTATGGCTAATGCACCCCCTGAGAATATTGAGTTGTTGTCTAACTGACCAAACTACTTGGGCATCACTCTAAGTATATGTTGTTTACCTTCTCAGTGATTTATTGTTTTGAGGATTTGCTTCCACATTTACAATACATCTTTGTGTTGCTATGTTAGAATTAGGCAACCGTTGGAAATGATACGTGttcaaggaaaaaacaaaacacaattgtcAGGGTAAAGCAGTTTAAAACCGTCTCttatatgtttaattaaaatgaagcttGATTTTCAGCTCCTAAACCTCATTAACaaaattgaaatatatatatgtatgtatgtatgtgtgtatgtatgtgtgtgtgtgtggatatgtatataattttattttatttaaagaaagctttaaatcaggggtgtccaaccccagtcctggtgggccgcaatggctgtaggttttcattctaaccatcttcttaattagtgagccatttttgctgctaattaacttgttaccttaattttaattgacatgactcatACCCCTTAATTGttattttccttaatgagcagccaaacaataatgaatcacaaaacaagccgccacatgaccagctaacctgaaaatcaAGAAAGGCGACTGTttcagtcatgttggtctgctcaggtcaccaaaacatcttgacggtggtcttcgAAAAAACAAagtttgctgtggcagaatgagagcaacaacaagtcatgctattcaataacagctttaattaacagcaagaattggcttctcgttaagaaactggttggagtgaaattggctggagtttgatgttggctcatttcacatctcgtttctgtttggctgtcatttaatgaagaaacaaatcaattcagaggactgaatccttaaaaacagggctattaaaataatgggaaaaagaagttaatcagcagtgaaaactggtcactggtgaggaaagggtaagaatgaaaacctgcaggcactgtggcccaccaggactgaagCTGGACACACCTTCTTTACATCATTATGAATCtatgtaatttaatttaaccATTATTCCTTCATGCTGTACACACTCCAGTTGAATGTACTTGACACAAGTGAAAAATCAAGGATAACAGTTGGAGTGAAGGTGattcttaacatttttattaagttttcatttattaaaaggttaaaataattACATCATCAAGCACATGTGATTTATGGATCACTGAAGCTTTACAAGCTACACGTATTagccatttttgattttattagaaAGGTGGAGCAGGAATTTATGGAAGAATAACCAAACATATTGTTATTACTAATCTGCTAATTACCTTCATTTTTTTATGGCATTTGTATAAAATGATGCATACTATAGACACTTACAGATGTAATGCTTGAAGAACTGAATATTAACAATGTATTTGATTTAGTTTAGAGAGTTTGTTTAGGGTCCATTAAAAAGTTTTTGGgtaagtttaaaaatgtatgcaaatttaaTATctgattttgatatattttgaatTATGCAGTTGTTAGTAGTAAGGCCAGTATTTGTTATTTCTTAACCAGGAAAGTTAggtttattgttgtttgtttttacgtTCAGAAGAATGACTGTTTTTCTTGGCattagtttaatattatttttatacagaaaaGCAAAAGGAAGTTCAAATATTTTCTTCCCTTATAACCTCATTCCCTAGGTTCTTTATTACAGGTTAgtctttttattttgccttttaaagacttttttcGGCTTGTACTAAAAACATTACCTTAGCGTTATTTGAGAATTGTGTGCAATAATTGCctactaaaaagaaagaagcacACAGTAAATTGGAAAACTAACAATAAAAGCATTTGTGTGCAGGAATtagtttactttaaaatgtactaGTAATTAATAATCCCATCAAATCCATCAAAACAATAAATGTGCTGTCTTAATGTAACCAATTTTCCAGGGACAGACAAGTCTAAATTGTGTTACTCCCTAATCATTTTAGCCCCACGGAGAGGTCCAGTATCCCCCCTAACTTACAATGTGCATGGTTGTCAAGACCCTTTTCTAAGAAGATGTATTTGAATAGGTTAGAAACATTGTTAAGAGTTACAGATGAGAAGTCAGTGGTTATGATTTCTAATTCACTTAAACTCTGGAAAAATAGCCACCAGGAGTTGCTGAGCCTTACTTCTtggtttttcaaattaatttcagaACACGCAGATTGACCCGCATACTGGAGTCAAGTAAGTATTCTTTAATAAGGACTGAACAAGAAAACTTTATAAAGAGAAGTGGATGCATAAAGGGTAAAAAAAATGAGCTTTTAACTGTTCTTTACCCAAACCATATTGTTAGCTCATAAAACGAACACTTATCTAATGCATACTTATAGAACCTGGTCAGAAAGAAGGATTATGAATTCAAATgatgtttatttagtttttttatattagtttcttttgtgtgtttttattctgtTCAGTTTTGCAGAACTATTCTTAAAGGGGTTCACTTGATCTGTACTTTAAAATGCATTGACTGCAAGGAGAGAGATATTAAACTGACTTTACCTTGACATAAATTTGGAATATATATAAAGGCTACTGCATTACATCACTGTATTGTGTCTGTCAATAGCAAAGACTTCCATTTGTCcatgttgttttgtttctttgaacTGAGGTGTGTTATTTCATTATGGTAATCACTGTTGCTGCCAGGATAACATGTGGTGGCATTATGAAATGTATGTCCTAAACTGTGTGGAATATTCCAAATGGGTCTGCTTCAGCATTACTATTTAATATTCtgtcatactgtaaataaagtacATACTGTGATTAACTACTTTTGCAATTTTGAAGCCAATAATTTTAGTGTAAATTTTTTGTgcttaataaaatcaaaatttcattaaaaatacaaattgcacttAATGTTTCTTTACACTTGACCTTCATTACTTGAATGCTATAAAAAATGACAGCAAGAATCCTACACTTCTGTTACCATTTCTTCAGTCTGCATTTCTTCTGTGTTTGGCTTTGTCATCCTAAAGGCCttcaaaactaaaatattattCTGAAAACTTTTTTGGCCCTACTTGTGTTAATTCCTTTAAAATGCTGTATGTGGGGATATGAAAACAGGTAGTGGGGCCTAGTGAGTTAAAATGCAAAGAAGTGGCATGTGTAGTCTGAAAAACATTTAACAGTGAATCATCTGACCTTACATTTTGGATTTGAATTACACCTTTATGTTAGTTACGCAGAAGGGAGACTACATACAAGCTTTTGCTCTTGTTACTCCATAGCCATAAGGCCAGTTTTATGTTAGTCATTTCAAATATGTATAGTATAGAGTTCTCAATAATACTATATACTTCATTTCCTTTGCAGATCATCATATGCTATTTTCCAGTATCCATGTACATACAAATTACTTTCAGATTCATATTTTGAACATTTAGGAAATTTACACATTTTATCCCAAGTGCTCACCTATAGATGTGGGGGCTATTAATTAAAACTGTACCTGCTAGGATTTACAGATTAAGACTTTTGAGACCATTATGGTCTCAAAGTGTTGTTAAATGAATCATTTTATAGCCACAAGTAATTTGTTCATCGGACTAATGACTGATCTCTGTTAAGCAGGCCACAGGCtttcctaataaaaaaaaaaaacccaagtaTATCTTTACATTTTATCTTCTGTGGTTTTCTAAACTTTTACCTCAGGAAGTCTTTTTATTAGAATGGCATAGAATAAGGGGAAGAGTATTTGTTCCCCTTTCATGCCAGCAAGTATCAAAGAGAGGATATACCTTTCCCTGCAACTCTGCCTGGAAACTGTAGATGAAGCCAAGCTCATTGTCACTGTCTGCATCGTAAAAAGTCAGTTCACCTTTCTCATAATCCAGGAAGATTCCAATCTTGCTTGGCCTAGATGTCACAGGAATTGGTATGCGAGTGTTGGCAAAAGCTTCATACAGACGGCCTTCCTTCAGTCCTATTAGCCACACTCCGCTGTCTGGGTTCTTGGGAAGTTTGCCCTTGCGACTTGTGGTCCCCTTAATGAGGCCTAGCCTCCACTTTATCTTCTCTCCAACAATTATTTCCCAGTAGTGCTTACCAGAAGAAAAGCCTCGGTTTGCTAGAACACAGTAACTGTAGCTGAAACGTTCCATATTATTGGGCACCCTGTTGACCAGGATGCCACACTCCACCGCTGTGTTGTCACGGCTCAGTTTTAGCATTGGGTGTGCTGTCAGGGGGTCAAGCTTCAGGATCTCAGGGGCTGCACAGAAGATAGTGGTGTCAGTCACACAGTCTGGAAAAATATCTTATGATTGATAAACATCCATATTTGAAGAACTGATTCCATTCATTATGAATTCACTTGATACACTTAGCCATAAAATTAATTTGACGTCTGTTAAAATGTGAGTATGCTACACTTATTAGATGGAGTAGAAGCACTGCTACTGTATAGGTTTCTCAGAATGTAGATGTCCTTTTAAGCACTGCTGTTCCTCAGAAGTGGTTAGCCACTCCATGATATGCAGATGTCAAAAGCTTTTTTTGTTTCAGGAAAGAGCAAGTTTTCTGTGAAAAATGTTGCTTGCGTTTTTAGGCTGGATTTGTAATTAATGAATTTATCAGCAAAGAAGAATATAAAGTGATAGTTAGGGGTAAGACAGAAAACTAAGTATACAATCAGTATTATCACAACTTAGAAATTATATATGAATAATGCAGTTGTATCCGTGAACCTGCCTGAGCTGtcctttattatatataataactgCAAAATCAGATGCACATATGTAATTGTTAGTTGGTCCTCTAAATTGCAATTGGAAGAAACTTAATTTGTCAGAGTATGGATTCACAAACTTGTGGAATGTATGTCAGATATCTACTTTGAATAGCTTGTCCCATCTTACCCCAAAGATGTTTGTTTGAATTGACATCTGACATTTGTGGAGGTTGCTGCATGTTAACTaaattgtaatgaattattattattattattaaattcactTTCATGCTTGTTGTGATAAGGAGCATTACTTGCTGATGCTACTACCTGTTGAATTTGTCAAATAGCCTGTGTAAAGAGCCTTCCTCTTGCCCCAAGCTCCTGTTTACACTGCTGCCACCAACCCATATTGCTGACATTTGGCTCCATTTTTATTCCTTCATCCCTatctttcaatttaaatgtttgttaGCCCACTAGAGTAACATAttatggtttttatttatttgttttttttttttgttttactttcagtAGCAGACCGGCACTCTACAAATGAATACTTTTATGATTGTATTCACTTCCACATAAACTGGTTGATCTTGGTCCCTTGTATGCTGCTTgtgttgaaatctgttttttacaTACTGAAATTATGTTAACATGTCACATTGTAAAACCTGCTAAATGCAATCTAGAATGACTTTGGATGCAGGCACAATAAtagaataatagatagatagatagatagatagatagatagatagatagatactttattaatcccgatgggaaatggAAGGTTTTTATTGGATCCCACAATTTCTTCCatcttttttccctacaagtttttttttttgtcgtcttAGGGAATCAAGGCCTtgaggctgtcaaaaaacagcttgttaaagtccattgaggcattccttgtgtaattttgggctatacaagaaataaattattgttgttcttgttgtagTATAGCATTGGATGTACACCTATAAACTTACACATGAAGCACCTGCCAGTTGCACACTGAAGTCATCCTAACCCAGATGTATATGAAGACTCAATATTTTAACTTAAGTACTGTGTCAgacggccaggacccatgcccggccgggacacctagaaggaccaggagagggcgGCCACCCTGGTCTGTATGAGGACCACGGGAACGGAGCATTGAAGCTCAAccccattggggcccatggccaacACAGGGAGGCACCCGGAGGATTGTGGAGACCTGggtgtcagcacttccgccacacctggaagtgctggtggAAGAGATTCCATGGACACCCGGCgtacttccgggtgctcatgcggcacttctgccacaccaggaagtgctgccggaaaattatcagagagcacctggagcacatccgggtgattataaaagaggctgcctcttCCAAGTGGGAGAACCGAGTGAGGAGGAAGAAGGCAACTCTcgggaggagaggtggaaaggcAGCAGGAGAAGTCCAGAAGGGAGAGAAAAGGACGGAAGAAAGGTGTTTGGGCCAGAGGCACTGTGTGGTTTGCTGGACTTTTATAATtaaagtgtgtgtttttggaacatcatgTCCTTGTCTGTCTGTGCCGAAGCTGATTGACTACAGTACTTAACTACCTACTTAGTAGAAGAAATCCTCACCAGGGAGGAATGACAACAAAACATATTAAACTCCACAATAAAATTACCCCCACCATGAATTTGTGTGGCAGTGccaatgacaaaaagaaagccCAGAGAAGAGTGGTATACCTGGCAGTACTCTCCGGTGAAGTCTCTTCCACACAGTCATTTTGATGTCATCATTGTGGAAGCCTGGCTTAAAAGAAATTGCACTGTACACCACAATGGCTgtctgctgttgttgttgtgctTCTCTACACCTGATGGGACAGAATGAATATGTTATAAATAACAATTAGCCTATAGCCAAGATGAAGGTGCTGCAAAAGATATGGAGTGGAATGTAGTTGCATTTTATAACAGTTGGCTTCCTTAAAATTCTCCGGGTATATAAAGTAATTGTCACATTTattgaatacagtgaaattcttacttgcatgtgctaattaacatggAACAACACATCACCAGTCTCTGTTGCCATGAACACAGTTTACATCACTATTTACCAGTAGGAggcattaatccatccattatccaacccgctatatcctaactacatggtcacgggggtctgctggagccaatcccagccaacacggggcgcaaggcagaaaacaaaccccgggcagggcgccagcccaccgcagaggagGCATTAAGTTCCATTCAATTTCTGATGACAATAATCTGTACTGATGAATAATACTGATTAATAACcatatcattttaaaattgttcctTGAATAAAGAAGTAATGCAATAAATGTTGAACTTTTTTTGACTTTATAGATtcaattagcactgctgcctcacatctcctGAAATCTAGGTTTGAGTCCTTGCCAATCACTttttgtgtgtagtttgcatgttctcccctggtctgtgtgagttttcttttAAACATATGCAGGTTAAATTGACTGGTGACTCTGTAGTGTCCTTAAACTTGCCTGGTGTAAGTGTCTGCATATGTGTCCATAGATGACTTATGCTTTGTGCACAATTCTACTAAGATAGGCTCCAGGTCCTGCAATCCAGCAACATATAGCTGCCTATTAGTATACGTGCTTCTCATACCCAGACTACATTGTGGTCACTCAGAATAGTAGATCATTATTCATTGTCTTCCTTCACTACAGCGTTAGGCTTTATTCCGATAGAgacatattat
This region of Erpetoichthys calabaricus chromosome 8, fErpCal1.3, whole genome shotgun sequence genomic DNA includes:
- the LOC114655869 gene encoding E3 ubiquitin-protein ligase TRIM50-like isoform X2, which encodes MARRCSFESLEDQLLCPICLEVFVEPLMLKCGHSYCKSCISSLAVDPFSQFPCPVCRCEVDWSSSPPNVSLARIVEALRELNGGSSEAETCVEHHNPLSLYCEQDKEVICGLCGSIGAHRSHKITPITSVYSRMKNESDVFKWVIHKEFGELRHYIEEEESNFVQMVELKANALISTIEQQVADMTQTLGKFQEIQSTLEQLNNENHLNFIRKYGCIVLRCREAQQQQQTAIVVYSAISFKPGFHNDDIKMTVWKRLHRRVLPAPEILKLDPLTAHPMLKLSRDNTAVECGILVNRVPNNMERFSYSYCVLANRGFSSGKHYWEIIVGEKIKWRLGLIKGTTSRKGKLPKNPDSGVWLIGLKEGRLYEAFANTRIPIPVTSRPSKIGIFLDYEKGELTFYDADSDNELGFIYSFQAELQGKVYPLFDTCWHERGTNTLPLILCHSNKKTS